The proteins below are encoded in one region of Belonocnema kinseyi isolate 2016_QV_RU_SX_M_011 chromosome 3, B_treatae_v1, whole genome shotgun sequence:
- the LOC117170268 gene encoding uncharacterized protein LOC117170268: MALANISLMSLMVFMFIADISGEIIETEFVCKEHSDCPHSKPACVGTTCMNLCELENMCGTNAICKLQARITPVCYCEGGMIGDPFVECKKPNIVIRDCQCQSDCPGDDYQCIDNKCINPCVSCGENAVCKINPRDGVARCTCPSDMPGNPLISCKSPDVPAQQV; encoded by the exons ATGGCTCTTGCAAACATATCTCTTATGTCGCTGATGGTTTTTATGTTCATTGCTGATATTTCTGGGGAGATTATCGAAACTG aattcgtGTGTAAGGAACACTCAGATTGCCCACACAGTAAACCGGCTTGCGTTGGTACAACTTGCATGAACCTTTGTGAACTGGAGAATATGTGTGGAACTAATGCCATTTGCAAATTGCAAGCAAGAATTACTCCTGTGTGCTATTGTGAAGGTGGAATGATTGGAGATCCTTTTGTCGAATGCAAGAAAc CTAATATAGTCATCAGAGATTGTCAGTGTCAGTCTGACTGTCCAGGAGATGACTATCAATGCATAGACAATAAATGCATCAACCCATGTGTATCTTGTGGAGAGAACGCTGTGTGTAAAATTAACCCTAGAGATGGCGTAGCCAGGTGCACTTGCCCAAGTGATATGCCTGGAAATCCACTCATTAGTTGCAAATCACCAG atgttccAGCTCAGCAAGTCTAA